A single Alcanivorax borkumensis SK2 DNA region contains:
- a CDS encoding PA1571 family protein, protein MNLNNTTSPSPFHGAAIIDEQGREIPITEEMIQRACEHLENHWQYPTAQFNRAQKDG, encoded by the coding sequence ATGAATCTAAACAACACAACCTCACCATCACCATTCCATGGCGCCGCCATCATTGATGAGCAAGGCCGGGAAATTCCCATCACTGAAGAAATGATCCAGCGCGCCTGTGAACACTTGGAAAATCATTGGCAATACCCCACTGCGCAATTCAATCGGGCTCAAAAAGACGGCTAA
- a CDS encoding ATP-NAD kinase family protein, translating into MKVDQGLCFAVLVNPYAGLGGSVALKGSDGEQTRDEALRRGAEPQAPQRMSRALKVLPADAKVSVLTWGGEMGETSCRLAGLPCTVIGESSMPSTPEDTRTAAAALKAAGAELILFAGGDGTARDLVDAIGLSSPVLGVPAGCKMHSAVYAVNPEAAGQLLAELAGGGLVALENAEVRDIDEAAFREGVVKARHYGELQVPAEARYLQQVKCGGREVEDLVITEVAAWVADTLEEDTWYLMGSGSTVAVVMEQLGLDNTLLGVDLVRNGEVVASDLGAQQLLEFIGDAPAKAVITVIGGQGHLFGRGNQQFSPALIRRLGKENIQVLATRSKLETLEGRPLLADTGDADLDKQLCGLWPVTTGYEDTILYRVGTDASLIDNG; encoded by the coding sequence ATGAAAGTCGATCAAGGTCTTTGTTTCGCAGTGCTGGTTAATCCTTATGCGGGCCTGGGGGGCAGCGTGGCCCTGAAAGGCAGTGACGGGGAGCAAACCCGTGATGAGGCTCTGCGCCGTGGCGCTGAGCCCCAGGCGCCGCAACGAATGAGCCGAGCGCTGAAAGTCTTACCCGCCGATGCGAAGGTATCTGTTCTGACCTGGGGCGGTGAAATGGGCGAGACCAGTTGTCGGCTGGCTGGGCTGCCCTGCACAGTGATCGGCGAGTCTTCCATGCCCAGTACCCCAGAGGATACTCGTACCGCTGCTGCCGCCTTGAAAGCGGCAGGTGCCGAATTGATTTTGTTTGCCGGTGGCGATGGCACGGCCCGGGATTTGGTCGATGCTATTGGCTTGAGTTCTCCTGTGCTGGGGGTTCCGGCGGGCTGCAAAATGCACTCCGCCGTGTATGCGGTAAACCCTGAAGCGGCGGGTCAGTTGCTGGCGGAATTGGCCGGTGGAGGCCTTGTTGCCTTGGAGAATGCGGAGGTGCGAGATATCGATGAGGCCGCTTTTCGTGAGGGGGTGGTCAAGGCGCGACATTATGGTGAGCTACAGGTGCCTGCAGAAGCGCGCTATCTGCAACAGGTCAAATGCGGTGGCCGGGAAGTGGAAGATCTGGTGATCACCGAGGTAGCCGCCTGGGTAGCTGACACCCTAGAAGAGGATACCTGGTATTTGATGGGCTCCGGCTCCACTGTGGCCGTGGTTATGGAGCAACTGGGGTTGGACAATACCTTGTTGGGGGTGGACTTGGTCCGCAATGGTGAAGTGGTCGCCTCCGACTTGGGCGCTCAACAATTGCTGGAGTTCATTGGCGATGCGCCGGCCAAAGCGGTGATCACGGTGATTGGTGGGCAGGGTCATTTGTTTGGTCGTGGCAATCAGCAATTCAGCCCCGCGCTGATCCGTCGCCTGGGTAAGGAGAACATCCAGGTACTGGCCACGCGTAGCAAACTGGAAACCTTGGAAGGGCGGCCCTTGCTGGCGGATACCGGTGATGCCGATCTGGATAAACAGTTGTGTGGGCTATGGCCGGTGACGACCGGGTATGAGGATACGATTTTGTATCGAGTAGGGACCGATGCGTCCTTAATTGATAATGGCTAG
- the htpX gene encoding protease HtpX, with product MMRIALYLLTNLAVIVVASITLSLLGVDSYLAQNGSGLNLTSLLIFSAVFGFAGSLISLLISKPMAKWSAKVQTINEPSNQAERWLLDTVKELSDKAGIKMPEVGVFPAQQSNAFATGWNKNDALVAVSQGLLTRFRPEEVRAVLAHEIGHVANGDMVTLSLIQGVVNTFVIFAARVVGYVIDSFMRRDGGGGLGFGYYIVVIVTEIIFGIAASTIVMKFSRFREYRADVAGAQLADRRDMISALQRLKAEAKVPNQMPDSLVAFGINSGVKQGLKALFSSHPPLDDRIAALQEKRHG from the coding sequence ATGATGCGCATAGCGCTTTATCTGCTTACCAACCTGGCGGTGATTGTGGTTGCCAGTATCACCCTCAGTCTGCTTGGTGTAGACAGCTATTTAGCCCAGAACGGCAGTGGTCTAAATCTGACCAGCCTACTGATTTTCAGCGCCGTATTCGGCTTTGCCGGTTCGTTGATCTCACTGCTGATCTCCAAACCCATGGCAAAATGGTCCGCTAAGGTGCAGACCATCAATGAGCCCAGCAATCAGGCTGAACGCTGGTTACTCGATACGGTAAAAGAGCTGTCTGATAAGGCCGGCATCAAGATGCCGGAAGTGGGTGTTTTCCCCGCCCAGCAGTCCAATGCGTTTGCCACCGGCTGGAACAAGAATGATGCGTTGGTGGCCGTTTCTCAGGGGCTATTGACCCGTTTCCGCCCCGAAGAAGTACGTGCCGTGCTGGCCCACGAAATTGGTCACGTGGCCAATGGCGACATGGTTACCCTTAGCCTGATTCAGGGCGTAGTGAACACCTTTGTAATTTTTGCTGCCCGCGTGGTGGGCTATGTCATCGACAGCTTCATGCGCCGCGACGGCGGCGGCGGCCTAGGCTTCGGTTACTACATTGTGGTTATCGTAACGGAAATCATCTTTGGTATTGCTGCCAGCACTATCGTGATGAAGTTCTCCCGTTTTCGCGAATACCGGGCGGACGTGGCGGGCGCCCAACTGGCCGACCGCCGCGATATGATTTCGGCTCTACAACGGCTAAAAGCGGAAGCCAAGGTTCCCAACCAAATGCCAGATTCGCTGGTGGCCTTTGGTATTAACTCCGGCGTCAAACAAGGCCTGAAAGCGCTATTTTCTTCGCACCCACCGCTGGATGATCGTATCGCCGCGCTACAGGAGAAACGGCACGGATGA
- a CDS encoding class I SAM-dependent methyltransferase, translating to MLSTQLSDLLAPYLVPLSQPKHRLFHGRGKTVPSLEWLTIDCFPPLLVATLFRAQEAEMLAALEVYLSETMASLGCDVLVFQHRYDGKADNVVVKGEMPSHSVATEQGLVFKLDFQRGQNLGFFADMAQGRRWIRERADGKKVLNLFSFTCSFSVAALAGGAHSVVNIDLSDAALTLGKQNHALNGFQDARVHYLPHNIFRSWKKLNQLGRYELIVIDPPSAQRGSFMAQEDYPRVLRKLHKLLAVEAELLVCLNAPWLDYDWLEQCVEKNLPGAEKVSRLPGAIGFDEVGEPALKTVHYRYRRPQALDEGNTP from the coding sequence ATGCTCTCGACCCAGCTATCAGACCTGCTTGCTCCGTATCTGGTTCCATTGTCTCAACCAAAACATCGCCTTTTTCATGGTCGCGGTAAAACGGTGCCATCCCTGGAATGGCTGACGATAGATTGCTTTCCTCCTCTGCTGGTGGCCACTCTGTTTCGCGCACAGGAAGCGGAGATGTTGGCGGCGCTGGAGGTTTATTTAAGCGAAACCATGGCGTCACTGGGCTGCGATGTGCTGGTTTTTCAACATCGTTATGACGGCAAGGCCGATAATGTTGTCGTGAAGGGTGAAATGCCCTCTCACTCTGTGGCCACAGAGCAAGGGCTGGTTTTCAAACTGGATTTTCAGCGCGGCCAGAACTTGGGATTCTTTGCCGATATGGCTCAAGGCCGGCGCTGGATACGCGAACGGGCTGACGGCAAGAAGGTGCTCAATCTGTTCAGTTTTACGTGTAGTTTTTCTGTGGCTGCACTAGCAGGTGGAGCCCATTCCGTGGTGAATATTGATTTATCTGATGCGGCGCTGACCCTAGGTAAACAAAACCATGCGTTGAATGGTTTCCAGGACGCCCGAGTTCACTATTTACCGCACAATATATTTCGGAGTTGGAAAAAACTGAATCAGTTGGGCCGCTATGAATTGATTGTGATTGATCCCCCCAGCGCCCAGCGTGGCAGCTTTATGGCGCAAGAGGATTACCCAAGAGTGCTGCGCAAGCTGCATAAATTGTTGGCGGTAGAAGCAGAGTTACTGGTCTGCCTCAATGCCCCTTGGCTGGATTATGATTGGCTGGAACAGTGCGTGGAAAAAAATCTTCCCGGTGCAGAAAAAGTCTCTAGATTGCCGGGGGCGATCGGTTTTGATGAAGTCGGTGAGCCGGCGTTAAAGACTGTGCATTATCGTTATCGTCGCCCTCAGGCTTTGGATGAAGGTAATACTCCGTAG